In one Gemmatimonadaceae bacterium genomic region, the following are encoded:
- a CDS encoding hydantoinase/oxoprolinase family protein — translation MRGASVGIDVGGTFTDLVAIDHDGLVTARKVPSTPADQSRGVLDALDALGETPFAVSRLVHGTTVATNTLLERTGARVTLCATRGATDILALRRQERASLYDLARQHPEPLVPAERCVAVPERIEPQGVVRALDDDGANGAARAAIDTSPAIVAVSLLHAYGDPAHERAMAAALSRLAPALDVVCSTDVLPEIREYERTATTVAEAYLRPAVSGYVQRLADALGERGYPALAVMTSAGGMRPAADTARGAASLALSGPAGGVVGAAFVARLAGVQDALTIDIGGTSADAGVIIDGQAMVDAGGDVAGVPIALPRVLVDTVSAGGGSIGWVDDGAALRVGPRSAGVQPGPAAFGRGGAEATVTDAQIVLGNLRETSLSGGVALRADLARAAVERLAGRVGAQRARVAAAMVAAADAAMARALRRVSVERGIDPRRCTLVAFGGGGPLHACALAEHLAMRRVLVPPFAGVLSALGLAVAAERRDVLASVMRRTDDLSESDTRALADRLARSVAGAGVSGRHWWARARYHGQGHELEVPFAPGEPGAALATRFAAAHDARYGFVLDRAVEVVAARHTVLGEARDARLADGHDAAHAALTGPAVLALPHATLLVRDGWRAIPLPIGGWMLERDA, via the coding sequence ATGCGGGGCGCGTCCGTCGGGATCGACGTCGGCGGCACCTTCACCGACCTGGTGGCGATCGACCACGACGGACTGGTGACTGCGCGCAAGGTCCCGAGCACGCCGGCCGACCAGAGCCGCGGCGTGCTGGACGCGCTCGATGCGTTAGGCGAGACGCCGTTCGCTGTCTCGCGCCTCGTGCACGGCACCACGGTGGCGACCAACACGCTGCTCGAGCGCACCGGCGCCCGCGTGACGCTCTGCGCCACCCGCGGGGCCACCGACATCCTGGCTCTGAGACGCCAGGAGCGCGCGTCGCTCTACGATCTCGCGCGGCAGCACCCCGAGCCGCTGGTCCCGGCCGAGCGATGCGTGGCCGTGCCCGAGCGGATCGAGCCGCAGGGCGTGGTTCGCGCGTTGGACGACGACGGCGCGAACGGCGCGGCACGGGCGGCGATCGACACGTCGCCGGCCATCGTCGCGGTGTCGCTGCTCCACGCCTACGGCGACCCGGCGCACGAACGCGCGATGGCCGCGGCGCTGTCGCGCCTCGCGCCGGCGCTCGACGTCGTGTGCTCCACCGACGTGCTGCCGGAGATCCGCGAGTACGAGCGCACGGCGACGACGGTGGCCGAGGCGTACCTGCGCCCGGCGGTCTCGGGCTACGTGCAGCGTCTGGCCGATGCGTTAGGCGAACGCGGCTACCCGGCGCTCGCGGTGATGACCTCGGCGGGCGGCATGCGCCCCGCCGCCGACACCGCGCGCGGCGCCGCGTCGCTCGCGCTCTCCGGTCCCGCGGGCGGAGTGGTTGGGGCGGCCTTCGTCGCGCGGCTCGCAGGCGTGCAGGATGCGCTGACGATCGACATCGGCGGCACGAGCGCCGACGCCGGCGTCATCATCGACGGCCAGGCCATGGTGGATGCCGGCGGTGATGTCGCCGGGGTGCCGATCGCGCTGCCGCGCGTCCTCGTGGACACCGTGTCCGCGGGCGGCGGCAGCATCGGCTGGGTGGATGATGGCGCCGCACTGCGCGTCGGTCCGCGGAGCGCCGGCGTGCAGCCCGGGCCTGCAGCGTTCGGCCGCGGCGGCGCGGAGGCGACGGTCACCGATGCGCAGATCGTGTTAGGCAACCTGCGCGAGACGTCGTTGAGCGGCGGCGTCGCGCTCCGCGCCGATCTGGCGCGAGCGGCCGTCGAGCGGCTGGCGGGGCGTGTCGGCGCGCAACGTGCGCGCGTGGCCGCGGCCATGGTCGCCGCCGCCGATGCGGCCATGGCCCGCGCGCTGCGCCGCGTGAGCGTCGAGCGCGGGATCGATCCCCGCCGCTGCACGCTGGTCGCGTTCGGCGGCGGCGGGCCGCTGCACGCGTGCGCGCTGGCCGAGCACCTGGCCATGCGGCGCGTCCTCGTGCCGCCGTTTGCCGGGGTCCTGTCTGCGTTAGGCCTGGCCGTGGCCGCCGAGCGGCGCGACGTGCTCGCCAGCGTGATGCGGCGCACCGATGACCTGTCGGAATCCGACACCCGCGCGCTCGCCGACCGGCTGGCGCGGAGCGTCGCCGGTGCCGGCGTATCCGGCCGTCACTGGTGGGCGCGCGCCCGCTACCACGGGCAGGGCCACGAGCTTGAGGTGCCGTTCGCGCCGGGCGAGCCGGGTGCGGCGCTCGCCACGCGGTTCGCGGCGGCGCACGACGCGCGCTACGGCTTCGTGCTCGACCGCGCGGTGGAAGTCGTGGCGGCGCGCCACACTGTGTTAGGCGAAGCGCGCGACGCCCGCCTCGCCGATGGACACGACGCGGCGCACGCGGCGCTCACCGGACCGGCCGTGCTCGCGCTGCCGCACGCGACCCTGCTGGTGCGCGACGGCTGGCGGGCCATCCCGCTGCCGATCGGCGGCTGGATGCTGGAGCGCGACGCGTGA
- a CDS encoding hydantoinase B/oxoprolinase family protein — translation MSTFDPLELEVMAHAFAAVAEEMGAVLVRGALSPNIRERRDSSAALFDAQGRMIAQAAHIPVHLGAMPESVRAVRERTPAAGDVFLLNDPYRGGSHLPDLTLVEAIGLHGAIAGYAAVRAHHADVGGMSPGSMPQGATELVQEGLVLPPVRLARAGVLDDEMLELVLANVRTPEERRGDLRAQRAACAAGAAGWRALVARHGAERLAAAADALLDYTAARARAAALTLGTRRGRARDALEGDGVSTDDVAVVIAVDVHDGKLRFDFTGTSPQVRGNVNCPLAVTRAAAVFVLRTLLDDDVPTNDGIARAIELVAAPGSAVHAQWPAAVAAGNVEMSQRIVDTMFAALGDAGVDVPACGQGTMNNITFGGPGWTFYETLGGGQGASRRGPGPDAVHVGMSNTRNTPIESLEWAYPIRIDDYRVRRGSGGAGEHRGGDGVVRRYRVLEPCTLTLLTERRRRGPPGARGGAAGAAGRNTLNGRELPAKCRVELAPGDVVEIETPGGGAWGAA, via the coding sequence GTGAGCACGTTCGATCCGCTCGAGCTCGAGGTGATGGCGCACGCCTTCGCCGCGGTGGCCGAGGAGATGGGCGCGGTGCTCGTTCGCGGCGCGCTCTCGCCCAACATTCGCGAGCGACGCGATTCGTCGGCGGCGCTCTTCGATGCGCAGGGCCGCATGATCGCCCAGGCGGCGCACATCCCCGTGCATCTGGGCGCGATGCCGGAAAGCGTGCGCGCCGTGCGCGAGCGGACGCCCGCCGCCGGCGACGTCTTTTTGCTCAACGACCCGTATCGTGGCGGCTCGCACCTGCCGGACCTGACGTTGGTCGAGGCGATCGGTCTCCATGGCGCCATCGCCGGCTACGCCGCCGTGCGCGCGCACCATGCCGACGTGGGCGGCATGAGCCCGGGCAGCATGCCGCAGGGAGCGACGGAGCTGGTGCAGGAAGGCCTGGTGCTGCCGCCGGTTCGTCTGGCGCGCGCCGGGGTGTTGGACGACGAGATGCTGGAGCTGGTGCTGGCCAACGTGCGGACGCCGGAGGAGCGGCGCGGCGATCTGCGCGCGCAGCGGGCGGCGTGCGCGGCTGGGGCCGCCGGCTGGCGCGCCCTGGTTGCGCGGCATGGCGCCGAGCGCCTCGCCGCCGCGGCGGACGCGCTCCTGGACTACACCGCCGCCCGGGCGCGGGCCGCGGCGCTTACGTTAGGCACGCGCCGCGGCCGCGCGCGCGATGCGCTCGAGGGCGACGGCGTGTCGACCGATGACGTGGCGGTGGTGATCGCCGTCGATGTGCACGACGGGAAGCTGCGCTTCGATTTCACGGGCACCTCGCCGCAGGTGCGCGGCAACGTGAACTGCCCGCTCGCGGTGACGCGGGCCGCGGCCGTCTTCGTGCTGCGCACGCTGCTCGACGACGACGTGCCGACCAACGACGGCATCGCCCGTGCCATCGAGCTCGTGGCGGCGCCGGGCAGCGCCGTGCATGCGCAGTGGCCGGCGGCCGTCGCCGCCGGCAACGTGGAGATGTCGCAGCGCATCGTGGATACGATGTTTGCCGCGTTGGGCGACGCGGGCGTCGATGTTCCCGCCTGCGGACAGGGGACGATGAACAACATCACGTTCGGCGGCCCCGGCTGGACGTTCTACGAGACGTTAGGCGGCGGCCAGGGCGCGTCGCGCCGCGGGCCGGGGCCGGATGCGGTGCACGTGGGGATGAGCAACACGCGCAACACGCCGATCGAGTCGCTCGAGTGGGCGTATCCGATACGGATCGATGACTATCGCGTGCGGCGCGGGAGCGGCGGGGCAGGCGAGCACCGGGGCGGCGATGGCGTGGTGCGCCGGTACCGGGTGCTCGAGCCGTGTACGTTGACGCTGCTCACCGAGCGCCGACGCCGCGGCCCGCCGGGCGCCCGCGGCGGAGCCGCGGGCGCGGCGGGCCGCAACACGCTCAACGGGCGCGAGCTCCCCGCGAAATGTCGCGTGGAGCTCGCGCCCGGCGATGTGGTCGAGATCGAGACGCCCGGCGGCGGCGCCTGGGGCGCCGCCTAA
- a CDS encoding CsgG/HfaB family protein has product MTQPTGLIAVLAALAVAGQAPLHAQDSTDTRPTVAVMYFTDGAIGKDHDALAPLSAGISDMLITDLSVNDKIRVIERDNLKKLMDEQNLSTTGRVDQETAVKVGKLLGAHHMIFGGFVTDGRGNVRLDARAVNVETSEIEHVETVQGKEDNFIALIDQLATKMNSGMHLPELPKAVREASEAEAKRVPFETALLYSRALAAKDAGKTDQAVELLQRSLKSFPEYAPAQRELAKLNGGR; this is encoded by the coding sequence ATGACGCAGCCCACAGGCCTGATCGCCGTACTGGCCGCGCTGGCCGTGGCGGGGCAGGCCCCGCTCCACGCGCAGGATTCGACGGACACGCGCCCGACCGTCGCCGTGATGTACTTCACCGATGGCGCCATCGGTAAGGATCACGATGCCCTCGCGCCGCTGTCGGCCGGCATCTCCGACATGCTCATCACCGATTTGTCGGTGAACGACAAGATTCGGGTGATCGAACGCGACAACCTGAAGAAGCTGATGGACGAGCAGAACCTGAGCACCACCGGCCGCGTGGACCAGGAGACGGCGGTGAAGGTGGGCAAGTTGTTAGGCGCGCACCACATGATCTTCGGCGGTTTCGTCACCGACGGCCGCGGCAACGTCCGGCTGGATGCGCGCGCCGTGAACGTGGAGACGTCCGAAATCGAGCACGTGGAAACCGTGCAGGGCAAGGAGGACAACTTCATCGCGCTGATCGACCAGCTCGCGACGAAGATGAACAGCGGGATGCACCTGCCCGAGCTGCCCAAGGCGGTGCGCGAAGCGAGCGAAGCGGAGGCGAAGCGGGTGCCGTTCGAGACGGCGCTGCTCTATTCGCGCGCGTTGGCGGCGAAGGATGCGGGCAAGACCGATCAGGCGGTGGAGCTGTTGCAGCGGTCGCTCAAGTCGTTCCCGGAGTACGCGCCGGCGCAGCGCGAGCTGGCGAAGCTGAACGGCGGGCGGTAG
- a CDS encoding MBL fold metallo-hydrolase, whose protein sequence is MSLTLRFWGTRGSIPTPGPATVRYGGNTPCVEVRTAAGALVILDAGTGIRPLGNCLVEQARGARITGDIFLSHAHWDHIQGLPFFTPIFRPGNHFRIWSAASEAEHVARAVREQMSPTVFPVTFDELGATVEFRALAGGHADADYSLDVYSVRHPGGALAYRMRTGNSRRTGLVYISDNELGDATGYDSPIDWRARLVSFTRGASILVHDAMYTREEYEQHRGWGHSHYHDVVQLALDAGVSRVVLYHHNPERSDAEIDDRVAECRALVAQRGAALEVIAAAEGLTLTT, encoded by the coding sequence ATGAGTCTCACGCTTCGGTTCTGGGGCACGCGCGGGTCCATTCCGACGCCGGGCCCGGCCACGGTGCGCTACGGCGGCAACACGCCGTGCGTCGAAGTGCGCACCGCCGCCGGCGCGCTCGTGATCCTCGATGCGGGGACCGGCATCCGGCCGTTAGGCAACTGCCTCGTCGAGCAGGCGCGGGGCGCGCGCATCACCGGCGACATCTTCCTGAGCCACGCCCACTGGGACCACATCCAGGGCCTCCCGTTCTTCACGCCGATTTTCCGCCCGGGGAATCACTTCCGCATCTGGAGCGCGGCGTCCGAGGCCGAGCACGTCGCGCGCGCGGTGCGCGAGCAGATGTCGCCGACCGTGTTCCCGGTGACGTTCGACGAGCTCGGGGCGACGGTGGAGTTCCGCGCGCTCGCCGGCGGCCACGCCGACGCGGACTACTCGCTGGACGTGTATTCAGTACGGCACCCGGGCGGCGCGCTCGCCTACCGCATGCGCACGGGAAACTCGCGCCGGACCGGGCTCGTCTACATCTCGGACAACGAGCTGGGCGACGCCACCGGCTACGATTCGCCAATCGATTGGCGCGCGCGGCTCGTGTCGTTTACGCGCGGCGCCTCGATTCTCGTGCACGATGCGATGTACACACGCGAGGAATACGAGCAGCACCGCGGCTGGGGCCACTCGCATTATCACGACGTCGTGCAGTTGGCGCTCGATGCCGGCGTGAGCCGCGTGGTGCTGTATCACCACAATCCTGAGCGCTCGGACGCAGAAATCGACGATCGCGTTGCGGAGTGCCGCGCGCTCGTTGCCCAACGGGGCGCCGCGCTCGAGGTGATCGCGGCGGCGGAAGGACTCACGTTGACGACTTAG
- a CDS encoding Crp/Fnr family transcriptional regulator, whose product MDIAGFLASVPLLSGLDPAELARFADMTRERAYPKGSVILFEDDPGDSLFLVKNGRVKVVLIGEDGREVILGILTVGDHFGELSLIDGNPRSAHVIAMDDAQLIVLRREDFRRRVVESPQVAWALLVEISRRLRRADEQIGSLVLLDVDGRIARLLLDAAAESGNPTIQKRLTHQTIAQMIGASRETVSRAMRQFQDSGLITVQRRQITIANRAGLERLAQLRV is encoded by the coding sequence GTGGACATCGCCGGCTTTCTCGCTTCCGTCCCGCTCCTCAGCGGCCTCGATCCCGCCGAGCTCGCCCGCTTCGCCGACATGACGCGCGAGCGCGCGTACCCCAAAGGCAGCGTCATCCTCTTCGAGGACGATCCGGGCGATTCGCTCTTCCTCGTCAAGAACGGCCGCGTCAAAGTCGTCCTCATCGGCGAAGACGGCCGCGAAGTCATCCTCGGCATCCTCACCGTCGGCGATCACTTCGGCGAGCTCTCGCTCATCGATGGCAATCCGCGCTCCGCGCACGTGATCGCCATGGACGATGCCCAACTCATCGTGCTTCGCCGCGAAGACTTCCGCCGCCGCGTGGTCGAGTCGCCGCAGGTGGCCTGGGCGCTTCTGGTCGAAATCTCGAGACGCCTGCGCCGCGCCGATGAGCAGATCGGAAGCCTCGTCCTGCTCGATGTCGATGGCCGGATCGCGCGCCTGCTCCTCGATGCCGCCGCGGAGAGCGGCAATCCGACGATCCAGAAGCGTCTCACGCACCAGACGATCGCGCAGATGATCGGCGCGAGCCGCGAAACCGTGTCGCGGGCCATGCGCCAGTTCCAGGACAGCGGCCTGATCACGGTGCAACGTCGCCAGATCACGATTGCCAATCGCGCCGGCCTGGAACGACTGGCGCAGCTCCGGGTGTGA
- a CDS encoding CsgG/HfaB family protein, with product MRLPRSALLCAALCACAGGPPLSRLAPAGAHRDVEAARQAYTALPSPDAQLRLGEAEYRAGEDSAARATLRSLLATPGDVGDRANLYDAAAADHVGDLDAAHHGYAKWLAAHDDGAVRARLSDVDRREADAAARAAIASERSLDAASLPEHSVGVTPLQVTGGDSTISSLGYGLADLLITDLSRSAQIQVVDRVRTSAVLTELRLAGSGRVDSASAPRVGRLIGARRIVNGVVDATAGGRLTLSTRVADAARGTLVGQPVTEQTSLGDILDSEKALAFSLFTELGVTLTPAERAAVEQRPTRYLAAFLAYCRGSRAEAYGDYRTAHAYFAQAVLIDPGFRAAAARMQATAVASPSSPNGASVAAAPVTPGAVVDALNPSPAGSLGSFRDRGDATLRATTESKVPGSITIPVAVP from the coding sequence ATGCGCCTTCCACGCTCTGCACTTCTCTGCGCCGCGCTGTGTGCATGCGCCGGCGGCCCGCCGCTCTCGCGACTGGCGCCGGCCGGTGCACACCGCGACGTCGAAGCGGCGCGCCAGGCATACACCGCACTGCCCTCGCCCGATGCACAGCTCCGGTTGGGCGAAGCCGAGTACCGCGCGGGCGAGGACTCCGCGGCGCGGGCGACACTGCGCTCGCTCCTCGCCACACCGGGCGACGTCGGCGACCGCGCGAATCTCTATGACGCGGCGGCGGCCGATCACGTGGGAGATCTCGACGCCGCGCATCACGGGTACGCGAAATGGCTCGCCGCACACGATGACGGGGCGGTCCGCGCGCGCCTGTCCGACGTGGATCGCCGCGAGGCCGATGCAGCCGCGCGCGCCGCGATCGCATCCGAGCGGTCGCTCGACGCGGCCAGCCTGCCGGAACACAGCGTGGGCGTGACACCGCTGCAGGTGACCGGCGGCGACTCCACCATTTCGTCGTTAGGCTACGGGCTCGCCGACCTCCTGATCACCGACCTGTCGCGCAGCGCGCAAATTCAGGTGGTGGATCGGGTGCGCACGAGCGCCGTGCTCACCGAGCTGCGGCTGGCCGGTTCCGGGCGCGTCGACAGCGCATCGGCGCCGCGGGTGGGCCGGCTCATCGGCGCGCGCCGCATCGTGAACGGCGTGGTGGATGCGACGGCCGGTGGACGCCTCACGCTGAGCACGCGGGTCGCGGATGCGGCGCGCGGCACGCTCGTCGGGCAGCCGGTGACCGAGCAGACCTCGCTCGGCGACATTCTCGACTCGGAGAAGGCGCTGGCCTTCTCGCTGTTCACCGAGTTAGGCGTGACGCTCACGCCTGCCGAGCGCGCGGCGGTGGAACAGCGGCCCACGCGGTACCTCGCGGCCTTTCTCGCGTACTGCCGGGGGTCGCGCGCCGAGGCGTACGGCGACTATCGCACGGCGCACGCGTATTTCGCGCAGGCCGTGCTGATCGATCCCGGGTTCAGGGCGGCGGCGGCGCGGATGCAGGCCACGGCCGTGGCGAGCCCGTCGTCGCCTAACGGAGCGTCCGTGGCGGCCGCGCCGGTGACGCCCGGCGCGGTGGTCGACGCGCTCAACCCGAGCCCCGCCGGCTCGTTGGGCTCCTTCCGCGACCGCGGCGACGCGACGCTGCGCGCCACCACGGAGAGCAAGGTGCCCGGCTCGATCACCATCCCGGTAGCGGTGCCGTGA
- a CDS encoding M20 family metallopeptidase: MKSGARERFSRAQRDILELSHRIHAQPELGFEEEHACAWLEHLLTDNGFSVEHAACDLPTAFVARAGSGPLQVGICAEYDALPGIGHACGHNMIAAMAAGAAIAAAAAADDAGLTITVLGTPAEEVGDASGKILMLERGAFDHLHAAMMVHPAPVEMLEMHIIAASMFEVHYTGKPAHASAFPELGINAADALTIAQTSIGLLRQHLKQTDRVHGITTHGGDAPNVIPAHTSARYIVRAENLDELRHVRTKVVRCFEAGALATGATLEIRGGTKPYADLKPDRAISAAYKRNAESLGRTFPDLGVLGERLAASTDMGNVSYALPTIHPMIGIDSMPAVNHQPEFAAHCVTDIADKAVVEGSLAMAWTAIDLATDDATRDRLMMRR, translated from the coding sequence ATGAAATCCGGCGCCCGCGAGCGCTTCTCGCGCGCCCAACGCGACATCCTCGAGCTCAGCCACCGCATCCACGCGCAGCCCGAGCTCGGCTTCGAGGAAGAGCACGCCTGCGCCTGGCTCGAGCATCTTCTGACCGACAACGGCTTTTCGGTGGAACACGCCGCCTGCGATTTGCCCACCGCCTTCGTCGCCCGCGCCGGCTCCGGTCCGCTCCAGGTCGGCATCTGCGCCGAGTACGACGCGCTGCCCGGCATCGGCCACGCGTGCGGCCATAATATGATCGCCGCCATGGCCGCCGGCGCGGCCATCGCCGCCGCGGCCGCGGCCGACGACGCCGGCCTCACCATCACCGTGTTAGGCACCCCGGCCGAAGAAGTCGGCGACGCGAGCGGCAAGATCCTGATGCTCGAGCGCGGCGCCTTCGACCATCTCCACGCCGCCATGATGGTCCACCCGGCGCCGGTCGAGATGCTCGAGATGCACATCATCGCGGCGTCGATGTTCGAGGTGCACTACACGGGCAAGCCCGCGCACGCCTCCGCGTTTCCGGAGTTGGGCATCAATGCCGCCGACGCGCTCACGATCGCGCAGACCTCCATCGGACTGCTCCGCCAGCACCTCAAGCAGACCGACCGCGTGCACGGGATCACGACGCACGGCGGGGATGCGCCTAACGTCATCCCGGCGCACACGTCGGCCCGCTATATCGTGCGCGCCGAAAACCTCGACGAGCTGCGCCATGTGCGGACCAAAGTGGTCCGCTGCTTTGAGGCCGGCGCGCTCGCAACCGGCGCCACGCTCGAAATCAGAGGGGGCACCAAGCCGTACGCGGACCTCAAGCCCGATCGCGCGATCAGCGCGGCCTACAAGCGCAACGCCGAATCCCTCGGCCGGACGTTCCCCGACCTCGGCGTGCTCGGCGAGCGCCTGGCCGCGTCCACCGACATGGGCAATGTGTCGTACGCGCTGCCCACGATTCATCCCATGATCGGCATCGACTCCATGCCTGCAGTCAATCACCAACCCGAATTCGCCGCGCACTGCGTCACCGACATCGCCGACAAAGCCGTCGTCGAGGGTTCGCTCGCCATGGCGTGGACGGCAATCGATCTGGCGACGGATGACGCCACGCGCGATCGCTTGATGATGCGGCGCTAA
- the rpmE gene encoding 50S ribosomal protein L31, translating into MKKDIHPVYATATVKCACGNTFTTRSTRDEIHTDICSNCHPFFTGKQKLVDTAGRVERFRQRYSKDKATSSN; encoded by the coding sequence ATGAAGAAAGACATCCACCCCGTCTACGCGACCGCGACCGTGAAGTGTGCCTGCGGCAACACCTTCACCACCCGCTCAACGCGCGACGAGATCCATACCGATATCTGCTCCAACTGTCACCCGTTTTTCACCGGCAAGCAGAAGCTCGTCGACACCGCAGGACGCGTCGAGCGCTTCCGCCAGCGGTACAGCAAGGACAAGGCGACCAGCAGCAACTGA